The following coding sequences lie in one Fundulus heteroclitus isolate FHET01 chromosome 20, MU-UCD_Fhet_4.1, whole genome shotgun sequence genomic window:
- the LOC105930967 gene encoding protein-glutamine gamma-glutamyltransferase E, translating into MSLDWYTDNSKSVFKEVDLHSETNNNEHHTREISGKELIVRRGQSFKLTLKLSQPFNPGFDQLTMTVETGYYPSEDLGTKSRFGFPAKVLHSASAKTVWKAELHKSSSPETGLLILTITPPADTPVGEYKLSGKLKDKEEKLANLYVLFNPWSPDDWVFLPKDEERQEYVMNEQGIIYRGGGNYISPMFWDFGQFEQDMVKICMKVLDRNIKHWFNPSEDASARCNPIYVSRVISAVINSSDENGVVMGNWGNDFSGGVPPTHWSGSYAILKQWYDSFYRPVRYGQCWVFAGVMCSVMRLLGIPCRVVTNFQSAHDTNKNLTIDNYFDYEGFKEKDSSDSIWNFHVWVEGWMKRPDLSKDGKYDGWQVVDPTPQERSDGLFCCGPASLTAILNGDTDLKYDVPFVFAEVNADSVYWLVKPDGTKLKIFSDTDTVGQYISTKSVGSYKRMDLTDAYKHKEGTAKERNVFRYALDKLQNGTTALRDVPRTAEMAMDSAREVANEPTYESPSILPSQPQLLIRFEDSVKPENGKDVKLKVILSSDSSVTRTFSVNISVQAMKYTGQPAGNILTEVTEQKLLPGKDLTIPVLVPFSTYHKYMIHRRTMSVSAVITDLQNEDNIYMAANRIVLANPPISITVSGESRLNQEMTAEVAFMNPVNETLRNCTLSLSGSGLFIGEEIINLPNLLPSNKVRVKITLVPYKMGERALLVNFNCASFRDIKTSCTVNIKP; encoded by the exons ATGAGTCTTGACTGGTATACTGACAACAGCAAATCAG TGTTTAAAGAAGTGGACCTCCACAGTGAGACCAACAACAATGAGCACCACACCAGGGAAATCTCAGGGAAGGAGCTGATTGTGAGGCGAGGCCAGTCCTTCAAACTAACCCTCAAGCTGAGCCAACCTTTCAACCCTGGCTTTGATCAGCTAACAATGACTGTGGAGACAG GATATTATCCATCAGAGGACCTGGGGACAAAGTCTCGCTTTGGTTTCCCAGCCAAAGTGCTACATTCAGCTTCTGCTAAGACCGTGTGGAAGGCAGAGCTTCACAAAAGCTCTTCTCCTGAAACAGGACTCTTGATCCTGACCATAACACCCCCAGCTGACACTCCTGTTGGGGAATACAAACTTTCCGGCAAACTCAAGGACAAGGAAGAGAAGCTAGCAAACCTTTATGTTCTTTTCAACCCGTGGAGTCCTG ATGACTGGGTGTTTCTGCCCAAGGACGAAGAGAGACAAGAGTATGTGATGAATGAACAGGGAATAATCTACAGAGGAGGTGGTAATTACATCTCTCCAATGTTTTGGGACTTTGGACAg TTTGAACAGGACATGGTGAAGATCTGCATGAAGGTCCTTGATCGCAACATCAAGCACTGGTTTAATCCATCTGAGGATGCTTCCGCTCGTTGTAACCCCATCTACGTCAGTCGAGTGATCAGCGCCGTG ATTAACAGCTCCGATGAAAATGGAGTTGTGATGGGAAACTGGGGGAATGACTTCAGTGGTGGCGTCCCGCCCACCCACTGGAGCGGCAGCTATGCCATCCTGAAACAGTGGTATGACTCTTTCTACCGCCCAGTCAGATACGGCCAGTGCTGGGTGTTTGCCGGCGTCATGTGTTCTG TGATGCGCCTGCTGGGTATTCCCTGTCGCGTCGTCACCAACTTCCAGTCTGCTCACGACACCAACAAGAACCTGACCATCGACAACTACTTTGATTATGAAGGATTTAAAGAGAAGGACTCCAGTGACAGCATCTG gAACTTCCACGTCTGGGTTGAGGGGTGGATGAAACGACCAGACCTGTCAAAAGATGGGAAATACGATGGCTGGCAGGTTGTGGATCCAACACCACAGGAGAGGAGTGATG gtcTTTTCTGCTGTGGCCCGGCCTCGTTGACGGCCATCCTGAATGGGGATACTGATCTTAAATACGACGTCCCGTTTGTCTTCGCGGAGGTCAACGCTGACTCTGTTTACTGGCTG GTGAAACCTGATGGAACCAAGTTGAAAATCTTTTCTGACACCGACACAGTTGGGCAGTACATCTCCACCAAGTCGGTCGGCTCATACAAAAGGATGGACCTCACCGACGCCTACAAGCACAAAGAAG GGACCGCAAAGGAAAGAAATGTCTTTAGATACGCCCTCGACAAACTGCAAAATGGAACAACGGCGCTCCGAGACGTTCCTCGGACTGCTGAGATGGCCATGGATAGTGCAAGGGAGGTCGCCAATGAGCCTACATACGAATCACCATCAATCCTTCCTTCACAGCCGCAGCTGCTCATCCGATTTGAAGAC TCAGTCAAGCCAGAGAACGGTAAGGATGTGAAGCTGAAGGTGATTCTGAGCAGCGATAGCAGCGTCACCAGAACGTTTTCCGTCAACATCAGCGTCCAAGCCATGAAGTACACCGGCCAACCCGCCGGCAACATCCTGACTGAGGTGACCGAGCAGAAGCTGCTGCCTGGGAAAG atctGACCATCCCAGTTCTGGTCCCATTCTCAACCTACCATAAATACATGATACACAGGAGGACCATGAGCGTATCAGCGGTTATCACTGACCTACAGAATGAAGATAACATTTACATGGCAGCAAACAGAATTGTGCTCGCAAACCCTCCGATCTCCATCACT GTTTCCGGTGAAAGCAGGCTGAACCAGGAGATGACTGCTGAAGTGGCCTTCATGAATCCTGTCAATGAGACGCTGAGGAATTGCACCCTGAGTCTTTCCGGAAGCGGACTTTTTATTGGAGAAGAGATAATAAA TCTTCCAAATCTGCTGCCAAGCAACAAAGTGCGTGTTAAAATCACCCTCGTTCCCTACAAGATGGGAGAACGGGCTCTGCTGGTCAACTTCAACTGTGCGTCCTTCAGAGACATCAAGACCAGCTGCACTGTCAACATCAAACCTTGA